Genomic DNA from Comamonas antarctica:
GGTGTGCTCAGCGTGAACGCGGCGCTGGTGCGCTTCATCTACCCGCGCGCCCATCTGGGCCGCGGTCTGGCGCTGAATTCGGCGGTGGTGGCCGGGGCCTCGGTGGCCGGGCCGACCCTGGCTGCCGCGATCCTGTCCGTGGGTTCGTGGCCGTGGCTGCTCGCACCCAACGTGCCGCTGGGGCTGCTGACGGTGTGGCTGGGGCGCAAGACCCTGCCCGAGACGCCGCGATTGGCCGCCGAGCCGGGCGCGCGCGCGTTTTCCGCGCTGGACCTGGTGCTCAACATGGCGATGTTCGCGCTGGTGTTTCTCGGCGCGGATGCGCTGGGCGTGGCGCGCAAGGACCAGGCCGGCTCGATGCTGTCGGGGGCGCTGATGCTGGGCGCGGGGCTGCTGATCGGCGCCTGGCACCTGGCGCGCCAGAGCCGCAAGCCGCGGCCGCTGTTTCCGGTGGACCTGCTGCGCATTCCGGTGTTCGCGCTGTCCATGGCCTCGTCGGTCAATGCGTTCTGCGCCCAGACGCTGGCCTTCCTGGCCTTGCCTTTCCTGCTGCTGGAAACCTTTGGCCGCAGCGCGATCGAGGCGGGCCTGCTGCTCACCGCCTGGCCCGCGGCCATCGTGACCATCGCGCCGCTGTCGGGGCGGCTGATCGGCCGCTATCCCGACGGCCTGCTGGGCGGACTGGGCATGGCGGTGTTTGCCGCCGGGCTGTGGCTGCTGGCGCTGATGCCGGCCCATCCGTCGGATCTCGACGTGATCTGGCGCATGGCGCTGTGCGGCGCGGGTTTCGCGTTGTTCCAGTCGCCCAACAACCACACCATCGTGCGCTCGACGCCGGTGCAGCGCAGCGGCGCGGGCAGCGCGATGCTGGGCACGGCGCGGCTCACGGGGCAGACGCTCGGGGCGGTCATTCTCGCCACGCTGTTCGCCGTCTGGCCCTGCCATGACGGCACGGCCGAGATGGTGGCGCTCGCGGGCGCGGGCCTGTTCGCCGCGGTGGCGGGCGTCTGCAGCAGCCTGCGCGTGCGCCAGCCGCTGCACTGAGTCGCGCGACACGCTGGCGACACGGGCCGGCGGAGCGTCATCGCACAATGTGCCAGCGGCCCTTGCGGCGCGCGAACCACAAAATCCAAGGAGACAGCGAGATGACGCGTAAGGTGCAAGAACTGTTTGATCTCAGCGGCAAGACGGCGCTGGTGACCGGAGGCTCGCGCGGCTTGGGGCTGCAGATGGCGCAGGCGCTGGGCGAGGCCGGCGCGAAAATCGTGCTGAGCTCGCGCAAGGCGGCCGACCTGGAGCAGTCCGCGGCCGTGCTGCAGGCCGCGGGCATCGAGGCCAGCTGGATCGCGGCCGACTGCGGGCAGGAGGAAGACATCCTGCGGCTGGTCGAGACCACGCTGGAGCGCGTGGGGGATGTCGACATCCTGGTCAACAACGCCGGCGCCAGCTGGGGCGCGCCGGCCGAGGAGCACCCGACCGCGGCCTGGGACAAGGTCATGAACCTCAACGTGCGCGGCTACTTCCTGCTGAGCCGCGAGATCGCCAAGCGCAGCATGATCGCGCGGCGCTCGGGGCGCATCATCAACATCGCCTCGATCGCGGGCCTGGCCGGCAATCCGACCGAGATGAAGACCATCGCCTACAACACCTCCAAGGGCGCGGTGATCAACTTCACGCGCGCGCTGGCGGCGGAGTGGGGCGTGCATGGCATCAACGTCAACGCGATCTGCCCGGGCTTCTTCAAGACCAAGATGGCGTCGGTGCTGATCG
This window encodes:
- a CDS encoding SDR family oxidoreductase yields the protein MTRKVQELFDLSGKTALVTGGSRGLGLQMAQALGEAGAKIVLSSRKAADLEQSAAVLQAAGIEASWIAADCGQEEDILRLVETTLERVGDVDILVNNAGASWGAPAEEHPTAAWDKVMNLNVRGYFLLSREIAKRSMIARRSGRIINIASIAGLAGNPTEMKTIAYNTSKGAVINFTRALAAEWGVHGINVNAICPGFFKTKMASVLIETLGEEKMAAHAPLRRLGDDEDLKGITLLYASAAGKHITGQWMAVDGGVSVVTGG
- a CDS encoding MFS transporter, with protein sequence MRESAEKPQPIAATDPTIPTDAAPDGLPDGRRAGAMLVILLGLAVVVLDSSLLNLALPAIARSFAAPASHTIWVVNAYQIATLVMLLPLAAVGERIGYRNVYLAGMALFALAALGAFFAPSLETLIAARALQGLGAAGVLSVNAALVRFIYPRAHLGRGLALNSAVVAGASVAGPTLAAAILSVGSWPWLLAPNVPLGLLTVWLGRKTLPETPRLAAEPGARAFSALDLVLNMAMFALVFLGADALGVARKDQAGSMLSGALMLGAGLLIGAWHLARQSRKPRPLFPVDLLRIPVFALSMASSVNAFCAQTLAFLALPFLLLETFGRSAIEAGLLLTAWPAAIVTIAPLSGRLIGRYPDGLLGGLGMAVFAAGLWLLALMPAHPSDLDVIWRMALCGAGFALFQSPNNHTIVRSTPVQRSGAGSAMLGTARLTGQTLGAVILATLFAVWPCHDGTAEMVALAGAGLFAAVAGVCSSLRVRQPLH